CCCGGTGGCCTGCCGGGACCGCTCGTCGAAGGTGTAGCCCCACTTGGTGGCGATGACGGCCGCGTCGCGGCGGCCGGCGAGGGCGCGGCCGAGGATCCGCTCCCCGTGCCCCGCCCCGTACGTGTCGGCGGTGTCGAAGAGCGTCAACCCGAGGTCGAGCGCCCGGCGGACCGCCCGGACCGACTCCTCGTCGTCGACCCTGCCCCAGCCCAGCGGCCGGGTCCCCTCGGCCCACGGGCCGCCGATCGCCCAGCACCCCATGCCGAGCGCGCTGACCTCGATGCCGCTGCGGCCCAACGTCCGCGTGCTGACTGCCATCGACGCATCCTGCCACCTCCCCGGCGCCGCTGGCGACGGCGTGACCGGAGGTGGCGGGACGGCCACGGTGGACGGTCAGCGGGGCGCGGCGTACGCCAGGACCAGTGGGCTCTCCTGCCCCGGCCAGGCGCCGGTCAGCCGGGCCTCGGCGGGGGCTTCGGCGGCGCCCGGCCGCCGGACCAGGGCCAGCTCGAGCCGGCCGGCCCGGATCAGCGTCGGGTCGCCGTCGACCACCTCGGGGAGCGCGGTCACCACCGGCGGCTCGACGCCGCCGTGGCTGCCGGTGACGGTCATGTTGGCCGGGCGGACCTCGCGCCCCCCGGCCACCTCGAAGTACTCCTCCGCCTGCCCGGCACCGGCCAGCACAGCGGCCGCCAGGGTGGACGCGTAGACCGGATCGGCGCAGCCGTCGTAGACCCAGCGCGGGCCGAGCACCGAGTGCTCGGTGGTGCCGACCAGCCAGCGGTCGGCGCCGGGCAGCGGCGCGCCCCGGTAGGTCAGCGGCACCTGGAGCACCGGCCCCTCCCCGGCCCGGACGAGCAGGGTCTCGACCCCGACCTCGCCCGCCGGGTCGTCGAAGCGGTACGTCGCCACCCGGGTGACGTCGGCACCCGCCGTGCCGGCGAACCACGGGCGATCGGGCAGCCAGGCAGCGAGCAGGTCGAGCTTCGAGGGGCGCAGTTCCGCGCGGTGCAGCAGAGCCATGGGCAGGATCGTACTGTCGACCTGACGCCGCCGGGTTTGCCGATCCCGGCGGCGAGGCACTACCGCGGCCTGGAGGCACGGATGGACATGGCGGCGGATCAGCTCCACCGGGCGACGGAGGTACGGCCGGCGCCCCGCTGGGTGGCACCCACCTTCGCGGTGCTGGCGCTGCTCACCCTGCCCTGGATCGGCTACCTGGCGGTCACGTTGCCCCGGCACGCGCTGAGCGTGCACTACCGGGCCGCCTGGGTGGGCTTCGACCTGGGGCTGGTGGCCCTGCTGGCGTTGACCGCGGTGCAGGCGTACCGGGGGCACCGGCAGGTGGGGCTGGCGGCCACCGCCACCGCCACCATGCTGATGGTGGACGCCTGGTTCGACGTCACCACCACCCCCTCGGGCCCGGACCTGGTGGTGTCGGTGCTGCTGGCCGCGCTGGTGGAGCTGCCGCTGGCCGGGGTCTGCGTCTGGATCGCCCGGCACGGCGACCGGATGGTCGAACGGCGGCTGCGCCAGCTCGCCCTCCGCGCCGAGCTCGCCACCGACCAGGCCGAGGCGGCCCAGCGGACCGCCACCAGCGCGCGCCGCCGGCTGGCCCGGGTCCGCGGCCGGACGCGCTGACCCGGGCGTCGCGGCGGGCCCCGGCCGGCCTCCGGGCCGGGGGGGTCAGGCCGGCCAGGCCTTGGCGAACAGGTCGCGGGTGTCGGCGAGCAGCTGCGGCAGCACCTTCGTCCGCCCGATCACCGGCATGAAGTTGGCGTCCCCGCCCCAGCGCGGCACCACGTGCTGGTGCAGGTGGGCGGCGATGCCGGCGCCGGCCACCCCGCCCTGGTTCATGCCCAGGTTGAAGCCGTGCGCGTTGGAGACCCGCCGGACCACCCGCATGGCGTCCTTGGTGAACGCGGCCAGCTCGGCGGTCTCGGGGGCGTCCAGGTCGGTGTAGTCGGCCACGTGCCGGTACGGGCAGACCAGCAGGTGCCCCGGGTTGTAGGGGTAGAGGTTGAGCACGGCGAAGACGTGCTCGCCCCGGGCGACGATCAGGCTCTCGTCCGGCGGCAGGCCGGGGGCGCGGCAGAACGGGCAGCCGGTCGGCTTCTCGTAGCCGCCCTCGGGCCGGTCCTCGCCGGAGATGTAGGTCATCCGGTGCGGCGTCCAGAGCCGTTCCAGCCCGTCCGCCAGACCGTTGTCGGTGCCGTGGCCCGCGTGCCGTTCCGCCCCTGTCACAGCAGCGATCCTACGGTCCGGCTCGGGCACCCGCCGCACGGCGTCCGCCCGCACCGGGCCCCTCCCGGCGGCGGCGCCCGGGCGCCGCGCGGCGGCGCAGCGGGCGTGAGAAGGGGCCCCTTCGCTACGCCAGGCGCGTTGAGAAGGGGCCCCTCCTTACCCGTCAGCCCTCGGCCGACGGGCCGGAGTTGGTGCGGGAGGTGACCACCTCGCGGACGTGGGCGACCGCCTCGGCGACCGGCACGCCGTTGCGCTGCGACCCGTCCCGGTAGCGGAAGGACACCGTGCCGGCCGCCACGTCGTCGTCGCCGGCGATCACCATGAACGGGATCTTCTGCTGCTGGGCGTTGCGGATCTTCTTCTGCATCCGATCGTCGCCCGTGTCGACCTCGGCCCGGATCCCCTCCGCGCGCAGCGTGGCGGCGAAGTCCTGCAGGTAGTCGGTGTGGTCCTCGCGGATCGGGATGCCGACCACCTGCACCGGGGCCAGCCAGGCCGGGAACGCGCCGGCGTAGTGCTCGGTCAGCACGCCGATGAACCGCTCGATCGACCCGAACTTGGCGCAGTGGATCATGACCGGCTGCTGCCGGGTGCCGTCGGCCGCCTGGTACTCCAGCCCGAAGCCCTTCGGCTGGTTGAAGTCGTACTGGATGGTCGACATCTGCCAGGTCCGGCCGATGGCGTCCTTGGCCTGCACCGAGATCTTCGGCCCGTAGAAGGCCGCGCCGCCCGGATCGGGCACCAGGTCCAGCCCGGTCTCCCGCGCGCACTGCTCCAGCACCGCGGTCGCCGTCGCCCAGTCCTCGTCCGTGCCGACGAACTTGTCCGGCTTGGCGTCGTCGCGGGTCGACAGCTCCAGGTAGAAGTCGTCGATGCCGAAGTCCCGGAGCAGGCTGAGCACGAAGCCCAGCAGGTGCTTGATCTCGGCCGGCGCCTGCTCGCGGGTGCAGTAGGAGTGCGAGTCGTCCTGGGTGAAGCCGCGCACCCGGGTCAGCCCGTGGATCACACCCGACTTCTCGTACCGGTAGACCGACCCGAACTCGAACAGCCGCATCGGCAGCTCGCGGTAGGACCGCCCGCGCGACCGGTAGATCAGGTTGTGCATCGGGCAGTTCATGGCCTTGAGGTAGTAGTCGCTGCCCTCCATCTCCATCGGCGGGAACATGGTGTCCTTGTAGTAGGGCAGGTGTCCCGAGGTGTGGAAAAGACCTTCCTTGGAGATGTGCGGGCTGCCGACGTACTGGAAGCCCTCCTCGATGTGCCGGGTGCGGACGTAGTCCTCCATCACCCGCTTGAGCACGCCGCCCTTGGGGTGGAAGACCGCGAGACCCGAGCCGATCTCGTCGGGGAAGCTGAACAGGTCCAGGTCCGCGCCGAGCTTGCGGTGGTCGCGCCGGGCGGCCTCCTCCAGCAGCTTCAGGTACGCCTTGAGCTCGTCCCGGGTCGGCCACGCGGTGCCGTACACCCGCTGGAGCTGCGGGTTCTTCTCCGAGCCCCGCCAGTAGGCGGCGGCCGAGCGCATCAGCTTGAACGCGCCGATCAGCCGGGTGCTCGGCAGGTGCGGGCCGCGGCACAGGTCCGACCAGCAGACCTTGTCCTCGTTCGCGGCGAGGTTGTCGTAGATGGTCAGCTCGCCGCCGCCCACCTCCATCACCTCGGAGGAGTCCAGCCCCTCCCCCTTGACGTCGATGAGCTCCAGCTTGAACGGCTCGGCGGCCAGCTCGGTCCGCGCCTCGTCCAGGCTGGTGAAGCGGCGCCGGCGGAACCGCTGCCCGGACTTGATGATCTCCTGCATCCGCTTCTCGAGCTTCGCCAGGTCGTCCGGCTGGAACGGCTTGTCGACCTTGAAGTCGTAGTAGAAGCCGTTCTCGATCGGCGGACCGATGCCGAGCTTGGCCTCGGGGAACACGTCCTGCACGGCCTGGGCGAGCACGTGCGCGGTCGAGTGGCGCAGCACGTTGAGCCCGTCCGGGGAGTCGAGGGAGACCGGCTCGACCGCGGTCTCCTCGGCCGGCTTCCAGTCCAGGTCGCGCAGCTGGCCCTGCGGGTCGCGGACCACCACGACGGCCTTCGGGCCGGCCATCGGCAGCCCGGCCGCGGCCACCGCGTCGGCCGCCGTCGTCCCGGCGGCGACGACGACGGGGTCGGCCACGACGGGGGTACGGGGTGCGGACACGGTGACTCCTGTCGTCGATGAGTTCAAAAGCTGCCGGCTACCGGCCCTTGCGATGCTATCGGTCGCCCGTTCCGCACCGTCGGCGACGCCGTGCTGTCCCGACCGGTGGCCGCGGACCAGTTCCGCCCCGCGTTGAACCTTTCCGCTCCCCCGCCCGAACTACCCGGTGCGGCCGGAGCCGGAACCGGCCACGTCGAGACGGATGGGGACGATCATGGGGATGACCCGTCGGGGTCGACTGCGGGCGGCGGCGCTGCTGGCCGCCGTGGCGGCGGGGACGCTGGGTTGGCCGGGCGCGGCGAGCGCCGCCGAGGTCACCGTCACCACCGCTCCCGCCCAGGTGCACCAGGGCGACGCGATCGAGCTGGCCGTGGTGCTGCCCGAGGAGCGGGCCGGCAGCCGGACCACCCGGATCGAACTGCGGATGCCGGCGGACGCGCCGATCGGCGAGGTCTACCCGCTGTCGGTGCCCGACTGGGCGCCCACCATCACCACCCGCCGCCTCGACCAGCCGGTCGCCGGCATCCACGCTCCCGAGCTGGACCAGGTGACCGACTCGGTGACCTGGATCCGGATGCCCGGCACGAAGGGGCGGGCCCGGCTGTCGCTCGGCATGGGCCCGATGCCGGCCACCGACCGCCTCACCTTCGAGGTGATCCAGACGTACGCCGACGGCACGGTGGTGCGGTGGGCGGACCCGCCGGGCGGGGCCCACCCGGCACCGACGGTGACCCTGCTGCCGCCCCTACCCGGCTCGGCGGGACACGCCGGGCACGGCGGGCCCGCCGCTCAGGAACCGGCCGGTCCGGCGGGCGCGGCGCGGGCGGCGGTGCCGGCCGCCGACGACGGCCCGAGCGCCGATCTGCTGCTGGGTGGCGGCCTGCTCGCCGGGCTGGCCGGTGGCGCGGCGCTCGGCTGGCTGCTCAGCCGCCGCCGGCGCGGCGCGCTGGCCCTGCCCGACGAGTCGAGCGGTCCGCGCTCCGACCAGGGGCCCGCCCGCGGCGACGGCGGCGAGCCCGTGCTCTCCGCCGGGAACCGGGCGGCGGCCGGCGCCACCCCGGCCCACTGACCCGGCCCACCGGCGGCCGCGCGGCAGGCGGGTGCGGGTCAGGCGGGGGCGGGGAGCCAGCCGGGTAGGGGCTCGCGGGCGCCGAGCCAACCTTCCGGCACGCCGCCCGGCGTCCCCACCCCGGTGTATGCGGCGACCACCCCGCCGACGATCGCCGCGGTGGTGTCCACGTCCCCGCCCGCCTCGACGCAGACCCGGACCGCGCTCGGATAGTCGTCGAGGTGGGTGGCGGCGACCCAGAGGGTGAACGGGACGGTGTCCTGGGCGGTCACCCGGGAGCCGTTGCCGAGCGCCGCGACGGCCTCGCCGGCCGGGTGCCCGAGCAGCGCGACGGCCCGCCGTACGCCCCGGTGCACCGCGCCGGCCGGGTCGAGGGTGGCGGCCACCGCGCCGAGCAGCCGGGCCGGGTCGGGCCGGTCCCCGTCGAGCCGGGCGCGGGCGGCCAGCGCGGCGGCCACCGCCACCGCGACCGCCCCGGCGACCCCCTCCGGGTGGGCGTGGGTCACCTCCGCCGAGGCGCGGGCCTGGTCGGCGGCGCGCCGGGTCGAGTCGGCGTACCAGGCGCCGAGCGGGGCGACCCGCATGGCCGCGCCGTTGCCGCAGGAGCCCTCCCCGTCGAACGCGGAGGCGGCGGCCACCGGCCAGGGCGTGCCGGTGCGGATCAACCGCAGGATGGTCACCGCGCCCGGACCGTAGCCGCGGTACGGCTCGCAGTGCTCGGCGAAGGCGAGCGCCAACCGGTCCCGGTCGATCCGCCCGGTCTCGTTCAGCTCCGCCACCACCGAGCAGGCCATCTCGGTGTCGTCGGTCCACGGCCAGGGCGGGGCGGGCAGCCGGCCGGCGGCGAGATCCGCCGGATGGCGGCCGGGAACGAAGAACTGGGCGCCGAGGGCGTCGCCGACCGAGAGGCCGGCGAGCGCGTCGCGGGCGAGCGTGAGGCGGGTGTCGGGGAAGAGAGTGAACGTCATCGCTCTGCCAGCTTGCCCGGTTCCCAGGAGCACCGCAACGCGATCAACTTGCCACGCCGAGTACGGTGCTGACGTGGCAACCGTCCTCCTGGTCGAAGACGATCACGTCGTACGCGGCGCGATGCTGCGGTCCCTCACCGACCGGGGGCACGCCGTGCAC
This sequence is a window from Micromonospora sp. NBRC 110009. Protein-coding genes within it:
- a CDS encoding ADP-ribosylglycohydrolase family protein, translated to MTFTLFPDTRLTLARDALAGLSVGDALGAQFFVPGRHPADLAAGRLPAPPWPWTDDTEMACSVVAELNETGRIDRDRLALAFAEHCEPYRGYGPGAVTILRLIRTGTPWPVAAASAFDGEGSCGNGAAMRVAPLGAWYADSTRRAADQARASAEVTHAHPEGVAGAVAVAVAAALAARARLDGDRPDPARLLGAVAATLDPAGAVHRGVRRAVALLGHPAGEAVAALGNGSRVTAQDTVPFTLWVAATHLDDYPSAVRVCVEAGGDVDTTAAIVGGVVAAYTGVGTPGGVPEGWLGAREPLPGWLPAPA
- the thrS gene encoding threonine--tRNA ligase, translating into MSAPRTPVVADPVVVAAGTTAADAVAAAGLPMAGPKAVVVVRDPQGQLRDLDWKPAEETAVEPVSLDSPDGLNVLRHSTAHVLAQAVQDVFPEAKLGIGPPIENGFYYDFKVDKPFQPDDLAKLEKRMQEIIKSGQRFRRRRFTSLDEARTELAAEPFKLELIDVKGEGLDSSEVMEVGGGELTIYDNLAANEDKVCWSDLCRGPHLPSTRLIGAFKLMRSAAAYWRGSEKNPQLQRVYGTAWPTRDELKAYLKLLEEAARRDHRKLGADLDLFSFPDEIGSGLAVFHPKGGVLKRVMEDYVRTRHIEEGFQYVGSPHISKEGLFHTSGHLPYYKDTMFPPMEMEGSDYYLKAMNCPMHNLIYRSRGRSYRELPMRLFEFGSVYRYEKSGVIHGLTRVRGFTQDDSHSYCTREQAPAEIKHLLGFVLSLLRDFGIDDFYLELSTRDDAKPDKFVGTDEDWATATAVLEQCARETGLDLVPDPGGAAFYGPKISVQAKDAIGRTWQMSTIQYDFNQPKGFGLEYQAADGTRQQPVMIHCAKFGSIERFIGVLTEHYAGAFPAWLAPVQVVGIPIREDHTDYLQDFAATLRAEGIRAEVDTGDDRMQKKIRNAQQQKIPFMVIAGDDDVAAGTVSFRYRDGSQRNGVPVAEAVAHVREVVTSRTNSGPSAEG
- a CDS encoding CG0192-related protein is translated as MALLHRAELRPSKLDLLAAWLPDRPWFAGTAGADVTRVATYRFDDPAGEVGVETLLVRAGEGPVLQVPLTYRGAPLPGADRWLVGTTEHSVLGPRWVYDGCADPVYASTLAAAVLAGAGQAEEYFEVAGGREVRPANMTVTGSHGGVEPPVVTALPEVVDGDPTLIRAGRLELALVRRPGAAEAPAEARLTGAWPGQESPLVLAYAAPR
- a CDS encoding HIT family protein, encoding MTGAERHAGHGTDNGLADGLERLWTPHRMTYISGEDRPEGGYEKPTGCPFCRAPGLPPDESLIVARGEHVFAVLNLYPYNPGHLLVCPYRHVADYTDLDAPETAELAAFTKDAMRVVRRVSNAHGFNLGMNQGGVAGAGIAAHLHQHVVPRWGGDANFMPVIGRTKVLPQLLADTRDLFAKAWPA
- a CDS encoding DUF1775 domain-containing protein translates to MTRRGRLRAAALLAAVAAGTLGWPGAASAAEVTVTTAPAQVHQGDAIELAVVLPEERAGSRTTRIELRMPADAPIGEVYPLSVPDWAPTITTRRLDQPVAGIHAPELDQVTDSVTWIRMPGTKGRARLSLGMGPMPATDRLTFEVIQTYADGTVVRWADPPGGAHPAPTVTLLPPLPGSAGHAGHGGPAAQEPAGPAGAARAAVPAADDGPSADLLLGGGLLAGLAGGAALGWLLSRRRRGALALPDESSGPRSDQGPARGDGGEPVLSAGNRAAAGATPAH